A genomic segment from Treponema sp. Marseille-Q3903 encodes:
- the rimM gene encoding ribosome maturation factor RimM (Essential for efficient processing of 16S rRNA), translated as MGKAQLVVGFIRGSHGFQGECKVESASGEYEHLLKLKDVALKHGDVLKETKVESVSLGHDVAYVKFLGIDSDEDVRKYRGWEISVPRKYCKPLKKDEWYIEDLRNCSLIFEGKDDPAVFDAPKVLGKITDVMEGGGGNLLEAVLTDSCDRKVLIPFNKEFIGKVDIENRTVQLMHLWILE; from the coding sequence ATGGGTAAAGCACAGTTGGTGGTTGGCTTCATTCGGGGATCTCACGGATTTCAGGGTGAATGTAAAGTAGAGAGCGCTTCCGGAGAATATGAGCATCTGCTCAAATTGAAAGATGTTGCTTTAAAACATGGCGACGTACTGAAAGAAACAAAGGTTGAATCGGTTTCTCTAGGGCATGATGTTGCTTATGTTAAGTTTTTGGGCATAGATTCCGACGAAGATGTACGAAAGTACAGAGGTTGGGAAATATCAGTCCCAAGAAAATATTGCAAGCCTTTGAAAAAAGACGAGTGGTATATCGAAGATTTACGAAATTGTTCCCTTATATTTGAAGGGAAAGACGATCCGGCAGTGTTTGATGCACCTAAAGTGTTAGGTAAAATCACAGACGTTATGGAAGGCGGCGGGGGTAACTTGTTAGAAGCAGTCCTTACCGATAGTTGTGACCGAAAAGTTCTGATACCTTTCAACAAAGAATTTATTGGAAAGGTTGATATCGAGAACCGAACGGTGCAATTGATGCACCTCTGGATTCTGGAGTAA
- the trmD gene encoding tRNA (guanosine(37)-N1)-methyltransferase TrmD, producing the protein MKFTVLTLFPDIVKVFFENSIMAKAVEKEIIAYDLVNIRDFALDKHHTCDDGTYGGGAGQLMMPEPLSKALDSVNARKKYVIYVTPSGKQLTQKVAEELSHKDELVFICGRYEGIDQRIIDSYVDAEISIGDYVMSSGEVAVTVIIDTVYRLIDGVISPESLEEESFCDGLLEYPQYTHPEEWNGMKVPSVLLSGNHEKIRKWRLKKRLMKTLLNRPDLICSARQNGQLSQEAEKMIEEICEQSFEKKMKKHRSKKAAKTN; encoded by the coding sequence ATGAAATTTACAGTGCTGACCTTATTTCCTGATATCGTGAAAGTTTTTTTTGAAAACTCAATCATGGCTAAAGCGGTTGAAAAGGAAATTATTGCTTACGATCTGGTGAACATCAGAGATTTTGCTCTTGATAAACACCATACATGTGATGACGGAACGTACGGAGGCGGAGCAGGCCAGTTGATGATGCCTGAACCACTTTCAAAAGCACTCGACAGTGTGAATGCCCGCAAAAAGTATGTAATATACGTTACTCCAAGCGGAAAGCAATTGACACAGAAAGTTGCTGAAGAACTCAGTCACAAAGACGAATTAGTCTTCATCTGTGGTCGCTACGAAGGTATAGACCAGAGAATTATTGATTCTTACGTTGATGCAGAAATCTCAATCGGAGATTATGTGATGTCATCGGGAGAAGTTGCAGTGACAGTGATAATCGACACTGTTTACCGTTTAATAGACGGAGTAATTTCACCAGAATCACTTGAAGAAGAAAGCTTTTGTGATGGACTTTTGGAATATCCACAGTATACTCATCCCGAAGAATGGAATGGTATGAAGGTTCCCTCTGTTTTGCTCAGCGGAAATCATGAAAAAATCCGAAAGTGGCGGCTTAAAAAGCGGTTGATGAAAACTTTATTGAACAGACCCGACTTAATCTGTTCTGCAAGGCAAAACGGTCAACTTTCTCAAGAAGCTGAAAAAATGATTGAGGAAATATGTGAGCAGTCTTTTGAAAAGAAGATGAAAAAGCATCGTTCTAAGAAAGCTGCCAAAACTAACTAA
- the rplS gene encoding 50S ribosomal protein L19, producing MDLIKTIEESQKRPGAQEFNVGDTVKVYFKIVEGRTERIQVFEGIVLCKKNEGARQTFTVRKISYGVGVERVFPYNSPRIVKVEVVRPGKVRRAKLYYLRDKIGKDAKVKTLVGAKITAAMEARNARAEAAAAATEAKIKEERAEAAAEAKKED from the coding sequence ATGGATCTTATTAAAACAATTGAAGAATCACAGAAGCGTCCTGGAGCTCAGGAATTCAATGTTGGCGATACTGTAAAAGTTTACTTTAAAATCGTTGAAGGTAGAACTGAACGTATCCAAGTTTTTGAAGGTATCGTTCTTTGCAAAAAGAATGAAGGTGCAAGACAGACTTTCACTGTTAGAAAAATTTCTTATGGGGTAGGAGTAGAACGTGTATTCCCTTATAACAGTCCTCGTATTGTAAAGGTTGAAGTAGTTCGACCTGGTAAAGTACGCCGTGCTAAACTCTATTACTTGCGCGACAAGATCGGTAAGGATGCTAAAGTTAAAACTTTGGTTGGTGCAAAAATCACAGCTGCTATGGAAGCTCGTAATGCGCGTGCAGAAGCTGCCGCTGCTGCAACAGAAGCTAAAATTAAAGAAGAAAGAGCAGAAGCCGCTGCAGAGGCAAAAAAAGAAGATTAA
- a CDS encoding EscU/YscU/HrcU family type III secretion system export apparatus switch protein, which translates to MSDFESSSKKIKKAVALKYPEGVEAPIIVAKGEGKSANHIIKLAKENQIQIEEDAALVDLLGFQSVGSVVPEESWKALAAIFSFIMEER; encoded by the coding sequence TTGAGCGATTTTGAATCATCATCAAAAAAAATTAAAAAAGCAGTCGCATTAAAATATCCGGAAGGTGTGGAAGCTCCAATAATAGTCGCAAAAGGCGAAGGAAAATCTGCAAACCATATTATAAAATTGGCAAAAGAAAATCAGATACAAATCGAAGAAGATGCGGCACTCGTTGATTTGCTCGGTTTTCAAAGCGTCGGGAGCGTTGTCCCAGAAGAATCATGGAAAGCGCTTGCAGCGATTTTTTCATTCATCATGGAAGAAAGATAG
- a CDS encoding YraN family protein, producing MNKKQIGDYGEDKACKYLSEKGYDIIERNWRTRTGEIDIISYKDETLVFVEVKTLPNGTYDIIKKELNSQKLKRIIKTSKRFLLNHREYSNSYIRYDVVVIDMPGLEPVYHIKNAFTE from the coding sequence ATGAATAAAAAACAAATTGGAGATTACGGCGAAGACAAAGCTTGCAAATACCTTTCTGAAAAAGGCTATGACATAATCGAACGCAACTGGCGGACAAGAACAGGAGAAATTGATATAATATCGTATAAAGATGAAACATTGGTGTTTGTCGAAGTTAAAACACTTCCGAACGGCACTTATGACATTATAAAAAAGGAGTTAAATTCACAGAAATTAAAAAGAATTATAAAAACGTCTAAACGTTTTCTGTTAAATCATCGAGAATATAGTAACAGCTACATCAGATATGATGTTGTTGTTATTGACATGCCGGGACTTGAGCCTGTGTATCATATTAAAAATGCTTTTACAGAATAA
- the earP gene encoding elongation factor P maturation arginine rhamnosyltransferase EarP gives MQITVLCKVVDNFGDIGVCWRMVKQLKIVAPKYDINFVVDDLKSFSKICSDVHSDKDFQIVRNIKVYNWNARDFCYKEFSKNDGEKLSVILENFQCGRPDWMEKILFDDKLAQTVHIIMIDYLSAEKYAQDFHCSKSLTRSAKVQKVNFMPGFTEKTGGLVLGGLWDKSGKSSKSDKSGKSGKSGKSIAKIDKCYHLENQSQNQFQNENCLPKQKKILVFTYKRDWTALAKSLENNFVYVAQGVGRDSFVESWEKVFFQKRRTSASKLCELEFMDQEQWDNFMMSCDILIIRGEDSMSRACLSGIPFIWHAYPQSDEYQIVKVNSLLERIARHFKSEDFKIIQDVWLDFNKPKYEVSDVEFEKKCRNFIENADKLKYGFIDFANDIRKNGDLCANLMTFIEKTAIIEKQI, from the coding sequence ATGCAGATTACGGTTTTATGTAAAGTTGTTGATAATTTTGGAGATATTGGAGTTTGCTGGAGGATGGTAAAGCAGCTAAAAATAGTTGCGCCAAAATATGACATAAACTTTGTCGTTGACGACTTGAAATCTTTTAGTAAAATTTGTAGCGATGTCCACTCCGATAAAGATTTTCAAATTGTCCGAAATATAAAAGTTTACAATTGGAACGCTCGTGATTTTTGCTACAAGGAATTTTCTAAAAATGATGGCGAAAAATTATCTGTGATTTTAGAAAATTTTCAATGTGGACGCCCTGACTGGATGGAAAAAATTCTTTTTGATGATAAACTCGCTCAAACTGTCCACATAATCATGATAGATTATCTTTCTGCTGAAAAATATGCTCAAGATTTTCATTGTTCAAAATCGCTTACCAGAAGCGCAAAAGTTCAAAAGGTAAATTTTATGCCCGGTTTTACAGAAAAAACAGGGGGACTTGTGCTTGGAGGGCTTTGGGATAAATCAGGTAAATCAAGTAAATCAGATAAATCAGGTAAATCAGGTAAATCAGGTAAATCGATAGCTAAAATTGATAAATGTTATCATTTAGAAAATCAATCACAAAATCAATTTCAAAATGAAAATTGTCTTCCAAAACAAAAAAAAATACTCGTGTTTACGTATAAAAGAGACTGGACTGCGCTTGCAAAATCTTTGGAAAACAATTTTGTGTACGTTGCACAAGGAGTTGGCAGAGATAGTTTTGTTGAGTCGTGGGAAAAAGTTTTTTTTCAAAAACGGCGAACTTCTGCTTCTAAATTATGCGAGCTCGAGTTTATGGATCAGGAGCAGTGGGATAATTTTATGATGTCCTGCGATATTTTGATAATCCGCGGTGAAGATTCTATGTCTCGTGCTTGTCTTTCAGGTATTCCGTTTATCTGGCATGCATATCCTCAAAGCGACGAGTATCAGATTGTAAAAGTAAATTCTCTGCTTGAGAGAATTGCTCGCCATTTTAAGAGTGAAGATTTTAAAATTATACAAGATGTATGGCTTGATTTTAATAAACCGAAATATGAAGTCAGTGACGTAGAGTTTGAAAAGAAATGTCGTAACTTTATTGAAAATGCAGATAAACTTAAATATGGTTTTATAGACTTTGCAAATGATATCAGAAAAAACGGCGACCTTTGTGCTAACTTAATGACATTCATTGAGAAAACTGCTATAATAGAAAAACAAATTTGA
- the efp gene encoding elongation factor P: MTSELKVGTAFMYEGNALIVQKMLGQRSGRSGMVTSLRVKNLVTNSTMDLAIDAGEKFDEVDLEPHVTKLSYIDGDTFVFMDQDTYEQFELPKSDLGDYAGYITPDDDLEVNLTFYEGKPVGIDLPVRVTRTVTYCEPGVKGDTSGKSLKPATLDTGIEVRVPLFINTDDKIVIDTRDGSFLERSKN; encoded by the coding sequence ATGACATCAGAATTAAAAGTTGGAACTGCTTTCATGTATGAAGGTAATGCTCTTATTGTACAGAAGATGCTTGGTCAGCGTTCAGGTCGTTCTGGAATGGTAACAAGTCTGCGTGTAAAGAATCTTGTTACAAACTCTACAATGGATCTCGCTATCGATGCCGGTGAAAAATTTGATGAAGTAGACCTTGAACCACATGTAACAAAACTTTCTTATATCGATGGTGACACATTTGTATTTATGGATCAGGACACTTACGAACAGTTTGAACTTCCAAAATCTGACCTTGGCGACTATGCAGGATACATCACTCCCGATGATGACTTGGAAGTAAACCTTACATTTTACGAAGGAAAACCTGTCGGTATCGATCTTCCTGTCCGCGTTACACGCACAGTTACATATTGTGAGCCAGGTGTAAAAGGCGATACTTCAGGAAAATCGTTGAAACCGGCTACACTAGATACAGGAATTGAAGTTCGCGTTCCATTGTTTATCAACACTGATGATAAAATCGTAATTGATACTCGAGATGGTTCTTTCCTCGAACGCTCAAAGAACTAA
- a CDS encoding flavin reductase family protein — MKKNFGKQTYMYPMPVLIIATYNEDGTPNVMNAAWGGIHDTNQIMLCVHPAHKTAKNFLEKKAFTVSMADAKHVKECDYVGIVSGNDVKDKLAKAGFTVSKAEFVDAPVINELPMCIECTVVSYDTSTGCMVADIENISAEDSILTNGKIDPAKLEPITFDPVNHTYIKLGEVVGKAFSDGKMIK; from the coding sequence ATGAAAAAGAATTTTGGAAAACAGACTTATATGTATCCAATGCCTGTTCTTATCATTGCAACGTACAATGAAGACGGGACTCCAAACGTTATGAACGCTGCATGGGGCGGAATCCATGACACAAATCAAATAATGCTTTGTGTTCATCCTGCGCACAAAACTGCAAAAAATTTCCTTGAAAAGAAAGCTTTTACAGTCAGCATGGCAGATGCAAAGCACGTAAAAGAATGCGATTATGTTGGAATTGTCAGCGGAAACGATGTAAAAGATAAGCTTGCAAAAGCCGGTTTTACAGTTTCAAAGGCTGAGTTTGTCGACGCTCCTGTCATCAACGAGCTTCCAATGTGTATAGAATGCACTGTTGTAAGCTATGATACATCGACAGGCTGCATGGTTGCCGATATCGAGAATATCAGTGCAGAGGATTCAATTTTGACAAATGGTAAAATCGACCCTGCAAAACTTGAGCCGATAACGTTTGACCCGGTGAATCATACTTATATAAAACTTGGAGAAGTTGTTGGAAAAGCATTTTCCGACGGTAAGATGATAAAATAA
- the rpsU gene encoding 30S ribosomal protein S21, producing the protein MATISVDDSENLEKAIKRFKRMVEKEGIIREFKKREYFEKPSALLHQKKTTLARKLLNKRRKTEKKDF; encoded by the coding sequence ATGGCAACTATCAGTGTTGATGATTCAGAAAACCTTGAAAAAGCTATCAAACGTTTTAAACGTATGGTTGAAAAAGAAGGCATCATCCGCGAATTCAAAAAGCGTGAATATTTTGAAAAACCTTCTGCACTTCTCCATCAGAAAAAAACAACTCTCGCACGAAAACTCTTGAATAAGAGACGCAAGACAGAAAAAAAAGATTTCTAA
- a CDS encoding Hsp20/alpha crystallin family protein codes for MNELSLFNNFFDGMTDDGYMFPSFNLKKAFQTPKVDVKKSEKEYTLQMDLPGRSEKDVDIELNNNVLTISSSKETKTEDKSDKHDKDNKECKNSEKWLIRERTYSEFTRSFTLPEDVDGEKLSANVSNGILTVVMPRKAIPSPKKIAITSL; via the coding sequence ATGAACGAATTATCACTTTTTAATAACTTTTTTGATGGTATGACAGATGATGGTTATATGTTTCCATCTTTCAACTTGAAAAAAGCATTTCAGACTCCAAAGGTAGATGTAAAAAAATCTGAAAAAGAATACACACTCCAGATGGATCTGCCTGGTAGAAGTGAAAAAGATGTAGATATCGAGTTGAATAACAATGTTTTGACAATATCTTCAAGCAAGGAAACTAAGACAGAAGATAAGTCTGACAAACACGATAAGGACAACAAAGAATGCAAAAATTCTGAGAAGTGGCTTATCCGTGAACGCACATATTCAGAGTTTACAAGAAGTTTTACTCTGCCTGAAGATGTTGATGGTGAAAAGCTTTCTGCAAATGTTTCTAACGGAATACTTACAGTTGTAATGCCTCGCAAGGCAATTCCATCACCAAAAAAGATTGCGATCACATCTTTGTAA
- a CDS encoding small ribosomal subunit Rsm22 family protein, with protein sequence MSKSLSKALLNEYIPKLIKLWKGKNLKNPERSSLNKNEITSVAQSLLKLQRGLTGDKHLAGAGYMQDNFLLGAYLLYYWPVSFLQLLTICADAEKKMQEIYITVQDETRPIRILDLGCGPGAACCAILSFFSRFGEKKISSDVYLSDSSSKALDIAEKLVESNPHSDNIFVEKSVDNLEDRAFFDSFADKKFDVIVMSHSLNELWKNDVDKIEKRIDFIENCINHLNENGVVIINEPSVLDTSRALLETRNGLVKRGAHIVCPCICNAECPALIAGPNHTCHCENAWNVDAIVSAIAKEAKLDRESVKMTYFVFERKSNSVCELEKSDFLCGRIVSDGMLNKSGRVRFLLCNGKERVSVSAKNMEAHAQSEGFFNLKRYTLVEIENPEKRGDENNISWGIGAETKIRIIKTLEEL encoded by the coding sequence ATGTCCAAATCACTTTCTAAAGCTTTATTAAATGAATATATTCCAAAACTTATAAAATTATGGAAAGGAAAAAATCTCAAAAATCCCGAACGTTCATCTCTTAATAAAAATGAAATTACGAGTGTTGCTCAATCACTTTTAAAGCTTCAACGTGGACTTACCGGAGATAAGCATCTTGCAGGAGCCGGCTATATGCAAGACAACTTTTTGCTTGGCGCATATCTTCTCTATTACTGGCCGGTTTCTTTTTTGCAGCTCCTTACGATTTGCGCAGATGCAGAAAAAAAAATGCAGGAAATTTACATCACTGTGCAAGATGAAACCCGTCCAATCAGAATTTTAGATCTTGGTTGTGGGCCGGGAGCTGCCTGTTGTGCAATTTTAAGTTTTTTCAGCAGATTCGGAGAAAAGAAAATCAGTTCTGATGTTTATCTTTCCGATTCAAGTTCCAAAGCATTAGACATCGCAGAAAAATTGGTTGAATCTAATCCTCATTCGGATAATATTTTCGTTGAAAAAAGTGTTGACAATTTGGAAGATAGAGCTTTTTTTGACTCGTTTGCAGACAAAAAATTTGACGTAATCGTCATGAGCCATTCTCTGAATGAACTTTGGAAAAACGATGTCGACAAAATTGAAAAAAGAATCGATTTTATTGAAAATTGCATAAATCATCTTAACGAAAATGGCGTGGTCATCATAAATGAACCATCAGTTTTGGACACAAGTCGTGCGCTGCTTGAGACCAGAAATGGATTGGTAAAGCGAGGTGCACATATTGTCTGTCCATGTATTTGCAATGCAGAATGCCCCGCTTTGATTGCAGGACCGAATCATACGTGCCACTGTGAAAACGCATGGAATGTTGATGCGATAGTTTCAGCGATCGCAAAGGAAGCAAAGCTTGACAGGGAATCTGTGAAGATGACATATTTTGTTTTTGAAAGAAAATCAAATTCTGTTTGTGAGCTTGAAAAATCCGATTTTCTCTGCGGCAGAATAGTGTCTGACGGCATGCTTAATAAATCGGGGAGAGTGAGATTTTTATTGTGCAATGGAAAAGAGCGTGTGTCTGTTTCCGCAAAAAATATGGAAGCCCATGCACAGAGCGAAGGTTTTTTCAACCTAAAACGTTACACACTTGTCGAAATAGAAAATCCGGAAAAACGCGGAGACGAAAACAATATTTCATGGGGAATCGGAGCTGAGACAAAAATCCGCATAATAAAAACTCTTGAAGAATTGTAA
- a CDS encoding Fic family protein, with the protein MIEKPPSIEPKPDVIISLFCNAEYKKYFDRVEKDYLYWDKVKYNAPNGINPEDFWIAVKMQRLSNAISFGKYVFSYKINDYMQQYLHEFDMNFGGTLSSDNIITERTKQYYLLSSIMEEAIASSQMEGASTTRKVAKEMLRKQQKPKDASQQMILNNYRTIRFLSEKKDSPLSKELLLEIHRKISEKTLDNPEDVGNFRTTNDIVVSNKLTGEVAHYPPDCDEIELIIEQLCDFANNDKTFVHPIIKAIIIHFMISFLHPFVDGNGRTARSLFYWYMLKKGYWLTEFLSISRIIYSTKSKYEKVFLYTEQDDYNLGYFINYNLVVLNKAYKELKAYLDRKSKEHSALFEFKNVTGINERQAKILKIATKKPENIFICKDLETELGVSVKTIRADLEGLVKKDLLKTIHLNKRLTGYIRTDDFEDKLKEFSGN; encoded by the coding sequence ATGATTGAAAAGCCGCCTTCAATAGAGCCAAAACCTGATGTTATCATCTCTTTATTTTGCAACGCTGAATATAAAAAGTATTTTGACAGAGTTGAAAAAGACTATCTTTATTGGGATAAAGTAAAATACAACGCACCTAATGGCATAAACCCTGAAGACTTTTGGATCGCTGTAAAAATGCAACGCTTATCAAACGCCATTTCATTCGGGAAATATGTATTTAGCTATAAGATAAACGATTACATGCAACAATATCTTCATGAATTTGATATGAATTTTGGCGGTACGCTATCTTCCGATAATATTATCACAGAGAGAACAAAGCAATATTACCTACTTAGCTCAATAATGGAAGAAGCTATCGCTTCAAGCCAGATGGAAGGTGCATCGACAACAAGGAAAGTCGCAAAAGAAATGCTTAGAAAACAGCAAAAACCAAAAGATGCAAGCCAGCAAATGATTTTGAACAATTATAGAACAATCAGATTTTTATCAGAAAAAAAAGATTCTCCTCTATCTAAAGAACTGCTGCTTGAAATCCACAGAAAAATTTCAGAAAAAACATTGGATAATCCTGAAGATGTCGGAAACTTTCGGACAACGAATGATATTGTGGTGTCAAATAAACTGACAGGCGAAGTGGCTCATTATCCGCCTGATTGTGATGAAATCGAATTGATTATAGAGCAGCTGTGTGATTTTGCAAACAATGATAAAACTTTTGTCCACCCAATCATTAAGGCAATCATAATTCATTTTATGATATCGTTTCTTCACCCTTTTGTTGACGGCAATGGCAGAACAGCCAGATCTTTGTTTTATTGGTATATGTTAAAAAAAGGTTATTGGTTAACAGAGTTTCTCTCTATTTCGAGGATTATATATTCAACTAAAAGCAAATACGAAAAAGTTTTTTTGTATACCGAACAAGACGATTACAATCTGGGATATTTTATAAATTATAATCTTGTTGTTTTGAACAAGGCTTACAAAGAACTGAAAGCTTATCTTGACAGAAAATCAAAAGAACACTCAGCATTGTTTGAGTTTAAAAATGTCACCGGCATAAATGAAAGACAAGCTAAAATTCTCAAGATTGCAACAAAGAAACCTGAAAATATTTTTATATGCAAAGACTTGGAAACTGAATTAGGGGTTTCTGTAAAGACAATCAGAGCAGATTTAGAAGGTCTTGTCAAAAAGGATTTGTTAAAAACAATCCATTTAAACAAACGCTTGACCGGATATATTCGAACAGATGATTTTGAAGATAAATTGAAGGAATTTAGCGGAAATTAA
- a CDS encoding GntR family transcriptional regulator, with amino-acid sequence MKHTEKQTKESNRDFALRVIRENIVNLELKPGSMISEKEIADELHLSRTPVHEAMQELSSTKIIEILPQKGSLVSLINMTLVEEAVFVRVTIESAITEMACQKATEEEVQKLEENVTLQEFYYSKNNRDKIMELDNKFHKMMYEITDKMLSYHMVRTVNVHYDRIRQLHLNSFNPERIIKEHRMILEAFKSRNSEMARKAINTHLERHYTQEDEIRKKFPEYFGKK; translated from the coding sequence ATGAAACATACTGAAAAGCAAACGAAAGAGTCAAACAGAGATTTTGCCCTTCGTGTAATCAGAGAAAACATTGTAAATCTTGAGTTAAAGCCGGGCAGCATGATCAGCGAAAAAGAGATTGCAGATGAATTGCACCTTTCGCGTACACCTGTCCATGAAGCGATGCAGGAATTATCTTCAACAAAAATCATCGAAATACTTCCGCAAAAAGGAAGCCTCGTAAGTTTAATCAACATGACACTTGTAGAAGAAGCGGTTTTTGTTCGAGTTACAATAGAATCAGCAATCACAGAAATGGCATGCCAAAAAGCGACAGAAGAAGAAGTCCAAAAATTGGAAGAAAATGTCACACTTCAGGAATTCTATTATTCAAAAAATAATCGCGATAAAATCATGGAACTAGATAATAAATTTCATAAAATGATGTACGAAATAACAGATAAGATGCTCAGTTATCACATGGTTCGCACAGTGAACGTTCATTACGACAGAATACGGCAACTTCACCTTAATTCATTCAATCCTGAACGCATTATAAAAGAGCACAGAATGATTCTTGAAGCTTTTAAAAGCAGAAACAGTGAGATGGCAAGAAAGGCGATCAACACACATTTAGAGCGTCATTACACTCAAGAAGACGAAATACGAAAAAAATTTCCTGAATATTTTGGAAAAAAATAA
- a CDS encoding sugar ABC transporter permease yields MFNKKKKTHEAFEKTDLNGNSQISKKYLKKYWQFYALMLIPVIYYIIFRYIPMAGNIIAFRRYRAGHSIFGDEWSGLKYFRQFIRDMTFWRAFKNTLVLNISYLLVRFPLTLLFALLLNEIKTMWWKKFVQTVSYLPHFISMVIVTGMIRELVSINGPLNAIIAHFGGEPTSFIAHSKYFPAIFVISGVWQALGWGTILYLAAIAGINPSLYEAAEVDGANHLQRVWHVTIPSILPTITTLLILDIGGLVGSGGAFEKVFLLYNPMIYESADIVSTFVFRLGLGSGNYSYATAVGLFESLLNLILLTGANKISKKVTGAGLW; encoded by the coding sequence ATGTTTAATAAGAAAAAGAAAACACATGAAGCATTCGAGAAAACAGACTTAAATGGAAACTCTCAAATTTCTAAAAAGTATTTAAAAAAATACTGGCAGTTCTACGCTTTGATGCTCATCCCGGTAATCTATTACATCATCTTTCGTTATATTCCTATGGCGGGTAATATAATTGCTTTCAGGCGTTATAGGGCAGGTCACAGCATTTTTGGTGATGAGTGGAGCGGATTAAAGTACTTCCGTCAGTTTATTCGTGATATGACTTTCTGGCGTGCATTTAAAAACACACTTGTGCTCAATATTTCTTATCTTCTTGTGCGTTTCCCTCTGACTTTATTATTTGCTCTTTTGCTCAATGAAATTAAAACAATGTGGTGGAAAAAGTTCGTTCAGACTGTATCGTACCTTCCTCACTTTATATCAATGGTTATTGTAACAGGTATGATTCGGGAACTTGTTTCTATAAACGGACCATTGAATGCGATTATTGCACATTTTGGTGGAGAACCGACATCTTTCATTGCACATTCAAAATACTTTCCTGCAATATTTGTAATCTCAGGTGTATGGCAGGCGCTCGGTTGGGGAACAATCCTTTACCTTGCGGCAATTGCTGGCATCAATCCGTCATTGTATGAAGCAGCCGAAGTTGACGGTGCAAATCATCTTCAGCGTGTATGGCACGTAACAATCCCATCTATTTTGCCGACAATTACAACTCTTCTCATACTTGATATAGGAGGTCTTGTCGGTTCCGGTGGCGCGTTCGAAAAAGTATTTCTTTTGTACAACCCTATGATTTATGAAAGTGCAGATATTGTCTCTACATTCGTATTCAGGCTTGGTCTTGGTTCCGGCAACTACAGTTATGCAACTGCTGTCGGTTTGTTTGAATCCCTGTTGAATCTCATTCTTCTTACCGGAGCAAACAAGATATCTAAGAAAGTAACAGGCGCAGGTTTGTGGTAG